One Symphalangus syndactylus isolate Jambi chromosome 9, NHGRI_mSymSyn1-v2.1_pri, whole genome shotgun sequence DNA segment encodes these proteins:
- the ERMN gene encoding ermin, with the protein MTDAPATFTQAECNGDKPPENGQQPITKISEELTDVDSPPPHYRVGPSLEGAPTKGSQEERRKLQGNMLLNSSMEEKILKENPKEKLFIVHKAITDLSLQETSADEMTFREGRQWEKIPLSGSNQEIRRQKERIAEQPLEEEEDEDRKNKGHQAAEIEWLGFRKPSQADMLHSKHDEEQKVWDEEIDDDDDDNNCNDDEDEVRVIEFKKKHEEFSQFKEEGDASEDSPLSSASSQAVTPDEQPTLGKKSDISRNAYSRYNTISYRKIRKGNTKQRIDEFESMMHL; encoded by the exons ATGACAGATGCTCCAGCTACATTTACCCAGGCTGAGTGTAATGGGGATAAACCACCTGAAAACGGTCAACAACCAATCACTAAAATCAGTGAGGAATTGACTGATGTGGACAGCCCCCCGCCACACTACAGAGTAGGACCCAGTCTGGAAGGTGCACCCACCAAAGGAAgccaggaggaaagaagaaaattacaaGGGAACATGCTGCTCAACTCATCCATGGAGGAGAAAATTCTAAAAG AAAACCCAAAAGAGAAACTCTTTATTGTTCATAAGGCTATCACAGATCTTTCTCTCCAAGAAACTAGTGCTGATGAAATGACATTCAGAGAAG GGCGTCAGTGGGAGAAGATTCCTCTGAGTGGCAGTAACCAGGAAATAAGAAGACAGAAGGAGAGGATTGCTGAGCAACCTCTCGAAGAGGAAGAAGATGAGGACAGGAAGAACAAAGGTCACCAGGCAGCTGAAATTGAATGGCTGGGATTTCGAAAACCTAGCCAAGCTGACATGTTACATTCTAAACATGATGAGGAGCAGAAGGTTTGGGATGAAgaaattgatgatgatgatgatgataataattgcaatgatgatgaagatgaagtTCGAGTGatagaatttaagaaaaaacatgAAGAGTTTTCTCAATTTAAAGAGGAAGGTGATGCAAGTGAGGACTCCCCACTGAGCAGTGCCAGTTCCCAAGCTGTGACACCTGATGAGCAGCCAACCTTAGGGAAGAAGAGTGATATCTCCAGAAATGCTTATTCCAGATACAATACAATATCCTATCGGAAAATCAGAAAGGGAAATACCAAGCAAAGAATTGATGAATTCGAGTCTATGATGCATTTATAA